tattttactttttttcaaaatgactgtgTAATGCTTACACAATCCAtgattgtatatagcattattctAGTAATAGCTTGTTGAgtcttaaaaagtgtttaaataattttaaaaactctttaatgaaaaaattagattatttggatgttatatattaaaatactttttagtctcaaataagttaaaaagtacaATTATTTCCTCAAACGTGCTTTTTCGAATAATGTAAAacgtaattcgaattttaaaaaagactcaatggacaaaaatatttatagaactttaagataattacaatttttaaatttttaaggatgtggataatctttaaaaaaaatcaaatgattggCTTTTCAACGTCAAAAAGTacgttttttatttgttttcaaataaatataatatgtttaaaagtgttttaaacatatagttataaaatagtaaataaatttttaataattaaattattatttaagttataagaTATAAACCTTAAAATTAGAAGTTACATTTTTTACtgcaattacaaaaaataaaagtaaaaactaTTGATCTTTTGCTCTTCTTGTGAGGTACGGTAAGTGACCCACAAATGAAATTAAGGGGTCGTTAGGAGATTGGATGATTTATTaatctcatcacatcttatcttactttctttccaaataatatttttatataaatgatttttaatttttaatttttaatctttcatctcataattatttaattattataatttttttaaatttctaaacaaaacataaaaattaattcaaattttttaaatattaaaacaaaaattatattaaaaaattatattctaacaatattttaattttataatatttttatttaattttttcactcatttttcaaaatcatataaaacattataattcaaactatttttttaatattcacaaattattttattattcttcacaaatttttttgatTTCATTTCCCAATCATTGACAGCACGCGACCCCAAGTTCACAACAGCGGCTCACGTACGTATAAAGTTACATCCTTTTAAATAGCCCCGGACAAACCAAAATGCACCACGTGTCTTTCTTCTCCCTTATTGGCTGTTTCATGTTTGCGTCCCTGCCCTCCTTCCTGTTCTTAATCCTAAAGATTCCATGCGGAAAGCCTTAGATCACGACTCAACAACTCAAAAAAAGGGTCTTCATTTCAGATTCGCTGTTTGAAACCCATCACCACCTACCCTACCTCATTCAGATTTCGGCAAATCGAAAATGGGAAACGCCTTAAGGTTCCTCTATCAATGTTGCAAGCCCACCGCAGCTGGGGACTCTGAATCGCTTGGGCATCATGGTGTATCTGCTGCCACCGTCGGCGTATCGGCTCTCGCCCACGATCTCTTCCACTTCGAGATCACCTCCCAGGTCTATTCTAGTTTACTTGCTTGATCTCCAACTATCGCACCTTTATTTTCAGGTCTAACAtcgctgtttttttttttcttttttttttttaaaccaaaattaTAGTTTTGCTTGAATATAGTCTCTTTTCCCTGGGGACTCGTAGGAAATTGAATATATCTTTGTAATTCCTTgttttttgttaaaagaaagaGTTGTCaagaaagtaaaggaaaaagCTATTTCTTCAGGTGGGCTAgcgctggtttttttttttttttttttttttggtttaattttttttttaatttaatgattaagtaagtatttttaataatattatgattttattttttttaaaaaaaattaaaatgttataaaaatacatattaaaaaaaaaaaatcaaaatcaactAGGGGTGCGTACAAAATCAACTAGCGGGAGTAACCAACAGCAACTCCCGGTGGGAGTAGAGCTGCCCGAAAGTTAAATAGCACCGATAATGTGTATTGTACTCTGTTTTTTTAATGGAAGAAGACGGTACAACTGAGTACAAAGCTTTggacaaaaattataaaaccgGCCATTAAGCTGATTTTAGATGTTAAGTTGAactaaattctttataaataaaagtgagtTGAATATGTGAAGTGAGTTATATaggatttatttaaaatgaattcatatgtatttatatgttaagataagtttaatactatttataaaaaattgaaaaaggttgtggatcctacgtataaaaatgtgttgagttgaaaaaagttataggtcCCACGCGTAAAGAGGTTTTTAGTTGAGATAAGTTTGGTAATTTAAGAGTtgtgtatttaaaaattaaaatcagtttaaaattagattgatttAAGTTGATCTCAGTTAAATCATGCGGTCAAATAATGCCTAAAAGACTAAGCATGAAACCTACACTAGTTACGAACAAAACTGAAACTATAAAAATAGAACTATCGTCCATGTACTCAAAGTGGGAGAAAGTTATagattgcgtttggatattgagttgagctgaattaagttctttataagtagtaatgagttgaaatggtagagtgagttttgtggagtctacttaaaatgagtttaaatgtatttgagattttaagatgagtttagatatatttatgagaagttgaaaaaaaattgtagatccTGCTTGTAAGCAAGtgtaatattgaaaaatattgtgagtctcacttataaaaaaagttttaaattgagataaatttaataatttaaaaattaaatatttagatattagatttaatttaaaattaaattaaattgaattgatcGTTATTGAATCTAGAAAACATACCGGGCCTGTGTTAAAAACTTGGGTTGCCAGCTCTGTCTAGAGGGTAAATGCCTATCATATGCCTGGGAAGCAGAGAAAGGGAACAAAAACATACGGTGTTATCGAATAAAGGCAAGGGGCAAGTAGGCTTGGAATTGTAGGATGTCATCCCAAATGTCAATACTTTCAAGGGATCAGTGCAATTTGAGTTCAATGCAATGATGTACTCCTGAACAATCAGCTGGTGGCATGATAGCAGACCCATTTTCAGAGCTGATAGTTCAGCAAAAATTAGTGCCCACTCCCAAATGACAGTAGAATCTATCAAAGAAGGAATCTGTTTTAGATTAAGAGCATTCacaattgtttttataaaatataaagaaagttaTCCAAAAGTTCATTTCAATAGACTTTATATTTtgtctttattatatattttgctaCAGTAATCTCGCTAGATGTAGAGAATACTTTTCACAActctaaaacattttaaaataattttcatctcttctaatttttttttcccactactCGAAAGTtatcatgttttaattttaagcCTTCTATCTCATGGCATTACTTAACATTTCATAGTatcattgtaaaaaaaaataaaataaaatcctacaCCTTCGAGTATAGCTACATTCTATGACTagcctttttttcttatttggatGAGGGTGGACACAATAAAAGGGTTGTTTTGTGAATTGTCTTTCCTGTTTTCATAATatactttgaaaatattatcataaatatgatccattttttttaatcaatttatattttgatttagcttataaatttagattaatttaaaataaaacataattatatgacattgtatatagaaaaatattgcaaatatcaaatgatatgaacatattattgatagttagagaaaatatttgaaattaataaaaaatattaaaaagtataatattaaatgatataaagaaaaaatagataagctaaTGATGtgtatggtatattgtaaaaggtaatatatataaaaaaaaaaaaaaaaaaaaaagtaggttttggtaatatattttaaaggatgGGATGAAGAAGTCATTGGGAATGCTCAAAACACCATCTAAATTTACTTCTCAAGAGTCAAAACGCCATCTAAATTTAGTTTAAGTTTGCCGATGGGAGGAGGAAGCCATCTGACTAGGAGGGGTTTATGGATTCTGGTTGCTACATTAGGAATGTGTATTGTACTTCATTAGCTCTATCAGGTCGAAATGAATAATCTCCTTGAATTTTCAAGGTAGCATGGAGCTAGAACGCGAATTAGTCAACTGTGCTTTCATTTTGCGTTTTCGCTTCCATGGTTGAAGCATGTTGCACTTTTTTGTTGCCTTTTATTTCTCAATTATTCGCAGAAATGCTGAATTATCAAGACAATGTATAATTTGGCAAATGGATTATTCAATTGTGAAGTTTTTGGGCAAATTGGGTACCTGTGCAGCTTGAATTTCCagttttttaatcaaattattcttaCTGTATTGATTGAAGGTTCCGGAAGGACTCAGCAAGCATGTTGTCTCGTCCAAGAAAGCGCAAGCTAATTGGTAACTAGCACGCAGTCTGTCCCCAACTCTGTTATTGCAAATGAATCTAGTCTTCCTGATGCAACCGCATTCCATTTTATTACCCGAAATTCCTAAATGTTATGCCAGAATTAGAAACAAGGAGTGATGTATAGGCTTGATCATATACTTTAATTTCTCTTTAACGGTCTTTATCTTGACAAATATATGAAGGTACAGAAAGTTAGTAGAGGCATGGAGAGAATCAAAACCCCCTCCAAAAACACCTGAAGATACTGCTAGGCTCGTCATTGAGACTCTGAAAAGACACAAGAAAGCAGATGTGGAGGTACAATAAAAACAGAATTGTCACATGGAACATACTGTATAACGCATAGAACGACGAATGGAAGAAAATAACAAACTTTAACAAATCACCCATTTGTAGGGCTTATTGGCTTTCTATGGTCTTCCACTCCCTCATCCCCTAGTCGAACTTGCTGCTGAGGCCCCAACATCATTGCCGGAAGGAGTAGAGTATGAATTTCAGACATTACCAGTAAGAGCTATATTTAAGAGCTATATTCTTTTCAGATTCTATGTCGCGATAATTGAGTCATGCTACAAGCCGGCAGTTGGGTTTGATTTAGTGAATCATCTGCTGAAACTAGGTTGATGCAAAAGCTGTAGCAGATGGAGATACTGTGACTGTGTATGTCAGTACGACAGACCCCCGGGAGTCATCTTGCGTGCCAAGTGATGTACAACTAGCGGCGGTCCACAGATCACAAGCGCGCTCTGAGAGGAATTATACAAAGGCAGATGCACTTTATGACAGAATTGTAAATGCTGGATATCGGTTAGTTGGAACTCAGGCTTTAGTTTGAAAGTTAGTGGATTTGGTTTCGAAATTGAATTGATATTAATTATACGTTCCTAATTGTTTCCTCCAACCAGGGTATTCAATTTTCAGAACGAGGAGATCCTCGCTCGTAAGTATCGAATTCGGCTAAGGTAAAAAACTATATGGCTCATAGGACTTGAGTAGCTAAACCTTTTGCTTCATCTAGTAGCAATGGTTAATAAGTCATGAACAGGGGAATAGATGCACCTGAGAGTGCAATGCCATATGGGGAAGAAGCAAAGGAAGAGCTGACTAAGATTGTTCAGGGAAAGTGTTTGAGAGTCCTTGTGTATGGACAAGATCGTTATGGCCGCAGCGTAGGCGATATATATTGCAACGGGAAATTTGTACAGGTAATTTCTTCGCTCTCAACATTGTTCTCTGTTGGACCTTTTTTCAAGGAACTAAGttatcttcttcttgttctctcTTGTCCTACACTCGAAAAGGAACTAATGCTTAAGAAAGGACTTGCATGGCATTACACAGCCTACGACAAACGCTCAGAATTTACGACAGTAAGAAATGATCTTTTGCTCCATTATTGTAGGTTCCAGTCTTTAAGTTTCTATCCTAAGGCTCCATGTTTATTGTAACAGTGGGAAAAGCAGGCTCGAGCCAAGCGCGTTGGGCTGTGGGCTTCACCAAATCCTGAGAAGCCATGGGACTGGAGAAAGGACAGGCGAGAAGGGAAATGATATTGTCCTGATTGGACGACGCCTCCTTGTGTCTATTCGAGGCAAGGTAAAACTTATCATACAAATGGACTTAATCCAACACCAGGGGTTGCTACCAACGATGTAAAGAAGTTGCTACCGttataaaaaagtgtttttattttatttttttccatttgtaCTACCATGCGTTGGAGCTTATCAATAgcttttataactaaaatatttggaTTATTCCCAAATGGTTTTTGTTATTCgaatatttgaatttcaaaatccaAGCACGTCACAAAAGAGAGATTAAGatagaatagtaaaaaataacaaatcccTTGTTTCATTGGGAGGAGGCGTGTGgtataacttataactttcgTGTAGAATGTCTACATGTTAGAAGGTTCATAAAACAAATCTGATTCTTATAATCATCACCATGTAGAATCTTCTTACATCCATGAGGTAAAACAACGATTCAAGTAATCCATATATGAGTTGTTGATATACGGTACAACGTGAGAGGCTCTTTATTTAAGCAGTCTTGTCGATTTGTCCAATGCAAATGCACACGGAGCACAACCATTCAAAATTGGCGCTCCCAACAACATATCATCTCAATACAGTCGTCAATATCCCCAATAACTTTGAcattgcaacaaaaaataagGCAGGAGGGTGAAAATGCTTGAAAAATCAACCTATAAACTGTCCAGGAAACCACGTCTGCTTTGAACTTATCACAGCCCAGGATCCACAGCAAAATAATAGCTATATATCATAACATTGTAATTAGCAGATCATGCTGGTTAAAAAGCAGAACAGTAATCATTTCTAAGATGGCTTGATTATTCAAGTTAAAAGTCAATAACTTTAGACGCTTCCTTTCTATCCTTTTCCCTGACACTGAGAAAAAAGGCAACCATGTACCTTCAAGAACCTCCTATTGTCCTACCAAGTTCCAAAGGAACACTAACAACGTAATCTGTTACTGCTAGGTATGCTTTCTCCTATGTACATGAGCCGCTTTTATCTAATTATCTGATTGCAGCATGCTCTGCATATTTCCTCAAGTTCTTTTGTTATTATCTTGAGGTAGGAAGAAATAACaacatgataatttatgttTCTTGTACATATTGTAgctcaaataatttttacatcACGCAGTCAGATCAAGAACCATGCAGGAAAATCAATAAGATTACGAAACAACAATAATATGCTTtataatgcataaaaaaattgaattttggcAACTTAAAGTGGGCAAAGGGcccaacaaaaacacaaaactcGTAAAAGTACAAAACAGCTGGCGATACATGAAGAATGCACAAAGAAATGAGAAGGGAAATTAAAAGAGAGATgaagtgagaaaaataaatgcagCTCTGTTATGCACCGAGTAAAAATCACAATCCTTAGATTAAGTCGCAGACAGGAGCTCCCAACCTTTGATATAAAAAGGGGCACAACTGACTGCCAGAAAAGGTTGACAAATTCAGTCTTATTGAGAGTAACAGGGTTCAGCAGTTCATGCATAAGAAGATAATTGTGTTAGTTTACCCCTAAAAAATTTTTGCAAGCAATGTATCTTTTACCCACACATGTATATCTGAAATATCGAATCTAGAGATATGTGGGAAACAATAACTCTTTTTCAATGGATTAAGAATATGAAAAACTAGTCATGCATCCGTGCGATGCACAAGAAAATtatcaattattaattttgtttgtaacATGATTTTGGACTTTCCTAATTGTGGCATTCTTCAATTAATAACAGTAAAAAATTAGtcagagagaaagaaaaggaagcgCACAAAGTGTTATTCTTCTatattatctaatatttatttatatgaccTTTCAAATTCTtctaaacttaaataaaatttacatgaccCGATTCTTGATCATTTTAATGCAGGAACGAAACATctgtttcaaaaattatataggTCATAGACAATTTTTATAATGCTTGAAAATAGGGAACAGCAGAGTAATAACTTACCTTTTCAGTTTCCACTGATGTTGAGGTTATGGCTTTGAGCCAAATGCACATTTTAGAGGGGGGGTtgaacaagtgttaataacaaaTTACACCCATTATTTGATCACCAACTTTGGCCAACACTGAAAaacttcaacaaatacaatCAACAGAAAATCACATTTGACCTTATTTTTCATCGCCCTTCGAGTCGTCTGAATCCGAGTCACTTGCATTGTAACCTAAAGGAAACGAAATACTCATCAACTAAAGAAAGCAAGGCTGCAACAATAACCAACCAGAGAGAGAATACAGAATACCTGGATGTTTGTTGCTTACTTTCCAAACTAAAACCCGGTTTTTTGAAGCTCTGGTAATCCAAGTGCGTCCCTTAATAACAgatgattaaaatattgattcagTAATCACAAGTTAACAACGACTAATACAATGTGTTGAGAGAGTAAAAAATAACAGCTATGGAAATGTCAAGGCAATCAATTCTTGGAGTGATATATGGAGAAATATCAACATCTACCACATGCAAGTTGTAAAGAATATAGATTGTTGTAGAGCTAGTATTACGGTGTAGGATTTGTTTGTAAGTCATAGCTAGTTATTTGCACCTACTCTATACTTGTAAAGAATTCTATATAATAAAGACTCCTACACCACATGCATGTCGCAGTGGCTATTCACCAAAATATTTGTCTAAATCTTTTCgtggtatcagagcagggaACGTTCCCATAGCTCTCTGcttcttttattctttcctttgcCTTTCCGTTGCTCATAGTCATGTCAACTGAGCATCCTTCGATTGAAGACAAGCACGATGTCACCAATCCTTATTTACTCCATCGTTCCGACCATCCCGGAATGGTTCTTGTTTCCAAGCCCCTCAATGGGGATAATTACTTGACCTGGTGCAAAGCCATGGTCATCTCTTTTGAGTGCCAAATCCAAGTTGGATTTCATAGATGGAACCACCACAATGCCTTCTGTCATTGCCAAACCAGACGAGAATGCATCATGGAAAAAATGCAACGATATGGTTCTTTCTTGGATCTTCAATTCACTTACTCCGGATATAGAGGACAACATTGTTTTTTCAACTACTGCCAAGGAGGTATGGGAAGACCTTCAGCCTCGTTTCTCTCAAAGCAATGCTCCTAGCATTTTCCAGCTTGAGAGGGACATTGATTCTCTTGCTCAAGATCAGATGATTGTTGCGGGTTACTACACGAGGCTTAAAAAATTATGGGATGAACTGGGATCCTATAATGAAGCCGCTTGCACTTGCGGGGTAGGAAGTAAGAGACGTCAATTGATGCAATTTCTCATGGGACTCAATCAATCCTGCAACGCAATTCGAGGACAGATCCTTTCAATGAACCCTCTCCCTGATGTTGCACAGGCTTCCTCTTCCATTATACAGGAAGAAAAACAGTGGAGTCTAGGCGTTGCACATGAGACAATGAAGACTTCAACCATGGCAGTTCAACAGGATGAACCAGTAGCCTTGGCTGTTCGACATGGACAAGGTTTTTCTTCTCGCTCTAACTCTAATCAGAAACCTTTACATTGCTCTTACTGTGATCGAGATCACCATGTGTGAGAGACATGCTAGAAGTTAAATGGATATTCACCGGGACACCCAAAACATGCTTCAAACAAATCCTACACCATAATACTAGCTCTACAATAATCTATATTCTTTACAACTTGCATGTGGTAGATGTTGACATTTCTCCATATATCACTCCAAGAATTGATTGCCTTGACATTTCCATAACTGTTATTTTTTACTCTCTCAACAAATGTCCATAGTTGTTATTTTTGACTCTCtcaacactccccctcaagttggagAGTGAATGTCAAGAACTCCCAACTTGCGTATCATGGTCGAGAAAGCTTCCTTTCCCAATGGCTTGGTGAATACATCCGCAAGTTGATTTGCCGAAGTAACATACTTGGTCACAATCGAACAATCTTGTATCTTGTCACAAATAAAATGACAATCCATCTCTATATGTCTGGTTCTTTCATGAAAAAGGGGATTGGCTGCTATGTGGAGAGCTGCTTTGTTGTTGCAATACAACAATGTTAGCTTCGGATGTAATATTTGCAAATCCTTCAATAATGATCGTAGCCAAGATAACTCACAGCATGCACTTGTCATGGCTCTATATTCGGCTTCTGCTGAGGAGAGAGATACGGTTTTTTGTCTCTTTGTTTgcaagaaaataagagaagatCCCAAAAAGACACAATAACCTGAGGTGGATTTACGAGATGTTGGGCAACCTGCCCAATCAGAATCACAAAAGGCTCGCAAAGATAAATCattttgagaaggaaaaaaataaaccttGTCCTGGATTATTTTTCAAGTACCGCAACACACGCAAGGCAGCTTCCATGTGTGGTTTGTGCGGCCTATGCATGAATAAGCTCAACACATGTAATAAGTGATATCTGGCCGggtaatgttaaaaaattaggCATCCAACGACCCGCCTATATTGAGATGGATCTCTAAGTAATTCACCTTCATTTGAAAGTT
Above is a genomic segment from Juglans microcarpa x Juglans regia isolate MS1-56 chromosome 1D, Jm3101_v1.0, whole genome shotgun sequence containing:
- the LOC121242632 gene encoding staphylococcal-like nuclease CAN2 — its product is MGNALRFLYQCCKPTAAGDSESLGHHGVSAATVGVSALAHDLFHFEITSQVPEGLSKHVVSSKKAQANWYRKLVEAWRESKPPPKTPEDTARLVIETLKRHKKADVEGLLAFYGLPLPHPLVELAAEAPTSLPEGVEYEFQTLPVDAKAVADGDTVTVYVSTTDPRESSCVPSDVQLAAVHRSQARSERNYTKADALYDRIVNAGYRVFNFQNEEILARKYRIRLRGIDAPESAMPYGEEAKEELTKIVQGKCLRVLVYGQDRYGRSVGDIYCNGKFVQELMLKKGLAWHYTAYDKRSEFTTWEKQARAKRVGLWASPNPEKPWDWRKDRREGK